The stretch of DNA ACACCACATAACTCGATTCACGATTTGTCAGGCAGTAACCGGATGAAGCAATCTCTGTGGCAGGCAGCATCGTCTGCAGTGGGATTCGTCGCGCAAGTCCCAATATGTGCCCCATCGCGCGCCGAGTAGAATCCCATGTCTCCCGATTCTCAGGCTTCTGATATTTGGCAAACCGAGGTTCGTCGAGGTCCATAAATATTGCTTGATACCCTCGCGTAAAACTTTTCCAGACCCACTCCGGAGTCCCGCCAAGCCCCCATAAATGATCAGTGTCGGCCAATACAACTTTGCGTCCATCCGCGGGGGGAGGGGACATCTTGTACGTGGACTCCGCATCCTGTCTTCCCGGTATGGCCCATTCGTTCGGCGAAATCCAATCAGCCGGACTGGAGAAGAGCTCCGCATTATCACCATAGGGATATTCCACGGTCATTCCTACGGGGTGCTGTTTCGGTTTGCCGGCCTCGTACTGTTTGATATATCGAATCAGGTGATATTGCCATTCCTGTGAGTCGCGGTGGCTTTCATTGCTGATTTCATACAAGACGTTATCAAAATCGTTTAATGTATCGATGACTTTTCCCACATACGCTTCCTGCACCGCCGTCACCGCGGGAGACCGGAGCGTGTGTACTTCCTTGCCCTCGCCGTCATGATCGAGATCACCATCAATGCCATTTACATTGTTCTTCACATTGAACGGATGGCCTAACCAGGGATTGACAGGCTCGCCTTTCCCTTCGATACTTCCGCCCTGAAACAGCATCACGGACGCATAGATGCCACGATCCTGAGCCGCTTGAACCCTCGCCCGCAAGCGATCGAAATACTCCTGGTTGAATTTGGTAAGATCAAATTTGGGTTCGCCAGAAAAATCCGTCTCCGGTCCTGTTCGCTGATACCGCGATGGCGCATCCGGCCATTCTCCTTGATGCGGAGGTACCGGCGCATGCTCCCATGTCCACATCCGGATAAAGTTGTGATTGTACGACTCGAGCCGCTGAAGATAGGCGGTATAGTCCAGGTCTGCCTGACCGCTCCAATCCTGAAAGTTGTTCCAGATGTGCATGCCCGTCAGGTAGACGGCCTTGCCGGTTTGGTCTGAAAAGTAACGCGGGTTTGACTTGAGCACCCTCAAAGGGCCTTTGGCCTGGGTGATCGTGGTTTCAGGGCTCGCCAATGACAAAGACGGAATCAGCCAACATCCAAGCGCGGCGATCATAAGGATACGACTACCGAGAGAGCAGCTCGGGAGGCCTGCGATATTCTTTAGACACTGCCACACCATTAACGTCAAACCAGTGTGGTTCATTCAAGAAACCAATCTTTCAATAGGCACTGATTCCCGCAGATCGCTCCTCATCTTGATGACACGGGCAGGAGATCCGACGGCGATGGCTCCATCTGGGATATCTCGCGTTACGACGGAGCCAGCACCTACAACGGCCCCTTTTCCTATGCGTACGCCGGATAACACAATTACTCCACACCCCAACCATGCGTCGTCATCCACACGAATGGCTCCCTTGGTTTGCAAGGGCTGCTCGCCTATCGGTACGTTGGGAGCCACCCCATGATCATATGGGTAGAATGCACAGCCAGTCGCAATGTGCACGCCGGTTCCGATCTCAATAGGGGCAAGACAAGCGGTAAATTGGCACCGGGGCTGAATATGCGTATTTGCGCCGATTGTGATACGACCGCCTTGCGCCGTTTGAATATGTGTATCACCGTAAATATGCACCCCTTTTCCCGTTTCGATCGGACCACCATCCCGATCTTGATACAAGACGACACGGTCGCCCACGAACACATTATTCCCCAGTGTGACATCTTCGCCGTGAATGGTCGCTCTGAGTGACACATACCCTCGCCGGTTAAACCAGGCGAGGCAAGAACGCCCCCGATCCGGCGGCACAAACCACGTCGCACACCAAGTCGCTATACGTCCGATCGGACGGACCCATGCCCACAACATAAAGAAGTGGGCACAGTCAAGCATGAATTTTCTCAAGACCGGCATCAGAAAGATAGCTATCCGAAGAGTGGAAGAACCGATCGGTGGTCGGGGCCGAAACTTCGCCGCGATCCTAAATTATGATTTGAGCTGTTTTTGAGGTGCGGCATGAAACGCTTCCTGCATGCTCTCTTCGACTTGCGTCTCCCATTTGCAGAAGGGCCGAATAACGCCCGGTACGTTTCCCAACCAGCCCCCTCGTGATAATCCTTCTTCAAAAGAATCGACGACGTGAAATGCGACGGCATCCCGCTCATAGAAGTGGCAATGATCCGGAGCCAGAGTCCAGATCGCCACGCCCACAAACAAGGCCCCCTCGTTCAACAGATCACCGGGGATCCATCCCGTGCTGGTATAACGGCCTGCCGGTCGCGGCCGGCGCATCCACGTCCGATCAGTATCCTGGGCCGAGAATAGAAGCACACCTTCACTATTGTGGACGCTGAAACAGGGATGAAACATATACCCGGACTTGAGAACCTCATATTCAATCTCGACACCGACCGACTTTTGAATCTCGACCAAATCCGTCGGTTGACCATCTTCCCCCCGTGCCCGCACCGCCCGAAGACGCACGACATCGCTACCTGGCGCCCGCGCAGGATCGTCCCATTCGCGTACCTTCGTGCTTCCCTCGCTGGATGAAAGGTATCGGGTCACCAATTGACTGGCGGGTCCATCACCCACGACCCCGCCATTATCCAAGAGAATGACGCGTTCACACAGACGAGTCACCGCCTGCATGTTGTGGCTGACAAAGAGGACAGTGCGGCCTTCTTTGGCAACCCCCTCCATTTTTCCCAGACACTTTTTTTGAAATGCCGCGTCCCCTACGGCCAGCACTTCGTCCACTATGAGGATCTCCGGCTCCAGATGCGCTGCGACTGAAAAAGCCAGCCGGAGATACATACCGCTGGAGTAATGCTTGACTGCCGTATCGATGAATTTTTCCACTTCGGCAAACGCCACGATTTCGTCAAACTTCGCAGCGAGCTCCTCCCGCTTCATCCCGAGAATGGCTGCATTGAGCTGAATGTTCTCCCGACCGGTCAGCTCAGGATGAAAACCCGTTCCTACCTCTAAGAGCGACCCCACCCGCCCGTACAAGGAAACCTGTCCCACGGTCGGTTCCGTAATCCGAGAGAGAATCTTCAAGAGCGTACTTTTGCCCGCTCCGTTCCGGCCAATAATCCCGACGACTTCCCCCCGACGAATGTCGAAAGACACATCCTTCACCGCCCAGAACGTGTCATTAGTCGCGGCCGCCTCCCCTCGGCCACTGAGGAGGCCCTGCATCAGCTGAAACGGAGCGCGGATTACATTCGTGATCGTGTCACGCAGCGTCGAATACCGCTGCGGCTGCCGGCCGACACGATACTCTTTCCAAAGTCCCTCAACCCGAACTGCCAGATCAGCCATACTTTTCACACCCTGTCCGAAAAGGTGACTTCCATTCGTCGAAAATAGAACGCGCCCGTAATCATTAGGACCACGCTCGCCAGGGACGACACCAACAACATCGGTCCGGGCGATGTCTCGGTCCCAAGCAAAGCCCAACGGAATCCCTCAACCACACCTACCATCGGATTGAGACCATAGAGTGTGCGCAATGGCTCGGACAGCAGGCTACTCGGGTAGGCAATCGGCGTCGCAAAGAGCCAGAGCTGCGTGAGGAACGGAATCACGTACCGCACATCACGGTACTGCACGTTGAGCGCAGAGAGCCAGAGCCCGACACCCAATGCAGCGGTACAGGCCAAGATGAGGAAGAAGGGCAACCAGAGCACGGCCAAAGACGGCACAATGCCGTAATACAACATCATGGCAATCAGCACAACGAACGAACAGAGGAAATCCACGGATCCGGAGACCACACTAGCGATCGGAACTGCCAGGCGCGGGAAATAAACCTTCTTTAACAGACTTGCGTTCTCGACGAGGCTTCCTGACGATTGGGTAATTCCGCTGGAGAAGAACATCCACGGCACCAATGCCGTGTAGACGAACAGTGGATACGGAATCCCATCCGACGGCATCTTTGCCAGCCGCCCAAAGAATAGGCTAAAGAGCAGCATCGTCATCACGGGCTGGAGAATCGCCCACGCCACACCGAGTGCTGTTTGTTTGTACCGAACTTTGATATCTCGCCAGCAAAGAAAATACAGCAGCTCGCGATATTGCCACAGATCTTTCAAGCCGAGCTGTTGCCACCCCTTCCTGGGGCGGAGGACCAGCAACGGCTCCTGCGAGACTACCGCCCCCGCTGCGGCTCCTAATTTGACTGCCTGCTCCACGTATTCACCTCATTTCCGCAGTGCATACTATGCCTGCACCTGGCCGATGCCGTTCTCCGCCCTGCTCAGGCACGAACGCCTCAAACGTTGCCGCTATTTCCATTGCACTGTCAGGGAGAGCATCACGACATCGCGCTGCACCTCGAACGGCGCGGCGACTTGCTTGATCTTAAAATCGCTGTAGCTGTACGAAAAATCCAACGCCATCGTCCTTGTCAGTTTGTACTCAACCCCTGCCAAGGCACTCACGTTCTCAAACTTGATGGTTTTCCCAGGAACAATCTCGTTATATCCATAACTGACGCTACTTCTGAAACTAAATCGACTGGAGAGACGATGCACGACGGCCACTTGGGCCACGTTGCTGATTGTGGCACCTGCCGCAAAGAAAAATGACGGGGCAGCCCGGCGCGACAGGTCCAACCTGAGAGAGGTGGCACGTTCAGGATTGGTCGCCAAGGTCAACGAAGCACTCGGGAACGCTTGGCTTGCCGGCTCGATGAGTGTAGCGCCCCCCCGAAGCGTAGCCGTCCACTCTGGCATCACCCGCACATAACTTGCCGAGACCTCCTGCGTGTTATAGGCTAGATTCTGTGCGATCCCCGGACCGGCATTGGTCAGGGATTGAGACACTAGACTCTGTTGATACGATAGCGCCACATGATCCACGGGACTGAGCCGAAACCCAGGACCAATCGACCAGGTATGGATGTTGGTATCAAAAAAGGCGGCTCCAGTACTCGTCAGTGCGACAATTGAACCCACCCGGTAGGTAGAGAAAGAATAGCTACCCTGCAAGGCAAGCCCTCTGAATATCGGGAGTTCACCGTTGGCAGACGCCGTATTCGAAAAGGTGTTGGCTCGAAATCCCTGAATACCCCGGAGAAAAGGATCGTCGACTACTTGGGCTTTGGTCCCAGTCACGAAGCCAGGTTGCTCAGGCGTATAGCGAAATCGTTCGACAATGAGCAATCGCGCTCCTTCTGCAAACTGACCGACCCATCCATCGAGCCTGGCATAGGCTTCTGCAGTCGTGGAGACATAATTCAGCCCCGTATTGTAGGCATAGGCGTTGGCATCCGCGCCTCCGCTGAGACTGGCTTCGACAGCCCGCGACTTGTGGAGAACCTGCAGCCCGCCGGCAAGTGTCGAAACAAAATCGCTCCGACGTTGTCCCGCGGGAAGCAATTCCGGTGGAGCATAAAACACATTGGTGTCGTATCGTTCCGATAACACCGCCGAGGGGATGACCTTCGTATCGGCATGCGCCGGCAGAGGCCGACTAGATTCGAACCCAATCACCATTCCACACATAAGAACCATGGCAAACCAGCACAGCCTGCCATATCTCTGTTTGATCCTGCTATGACAGCCCAATTCAATCACCGGACAACGTGTTGCGTGTGACCGTTCTCTCCCCGTACCCGAATGACGGCAACATTGAGGATCTAACGGCCGCACAGATCTCCGGAGATCGGATTGTAGGAGACATGCGCCAGTCCGGAATCACCTGAGCGTTGAGATAGAGTAGACCTGTTGTTATGGAACGATGACTGTATCACCGGAGAGCAGAATCATGTTGCCCGGTTCTCCTCGCCCGACCAGGAGATCGTCATAACGAATGGGAATCCTCGTTTCATGGATCTTATTGTCTCCATTCAAACGGTTGCGGACGACTTGCAGGTTATTTTTCTTTGCGTATTCCGTAAAGCCGCCGCCCATCGAAA from Nitrospira sp. encodes:
- a CDS encoding DUF6298 domain-containing protein — translated: MLKSNPRYFSDQTGKAVYLTGMHIWNNFQDWSGQADLDYTAYLQRLESYNHNFIRMWTWEHAPVPPHQGEWPDAPSRYQRTGPETDFSGEPKFDLTKFNQEYFDRLRARVQAAQDRGIYASVMLFQGGSIEGKGEPVNPWLGHPFNVKNNVNGIDGDLDHDGEGKEVHTLRSPAVTAVQEAYVGKVIDTLNDFDNVLYEISNESHRDSQEWQYHLIRYIKQYEAGKPKQHPVGMTVEYPYGDNAELFSSPADWISPNEWAIPGRQDAESTYKMSPPPADGRKVVLADTDHLWGLGGTPEWVWKSFTRGYQAIFMDLDEPRFAKYQKPENRETWDSTRRAMGHILGLARRIPLQTMLPATEIASSGYCLTNRESSYVVYLPLDYYGSTRRTLAGKVLRFLFRKEMVKKIVSVDLSAATGPFLVEWLNVSTGESVVVGTTTGGSIQNFGVPFDGAAVLYLSTAK
- a CDS encoding ABC transporter ATP-binding protein encodes the protein MADLAVRVEGLWKEYRVGRQPQRYSTLRDTITNVIRAPFQLMQGLLSGRGEAAATNDTFWAVKDVSFDIRRGEVVGIIGRNGAGKSTLLKILSRITEPTVGQVSLYGRVGSLLEVGTGFHPELTGRENIQLNAAILGMKREELAAKFDEIVAFAEVEKFIDTAVKHYSSGMYLRLAFSVAAHLEPEILIVDEVLAVGDAAFQKKCLGKMEGVAKEGRTVLFVSHNMQAVTRLCERVILLDNGGVVGDGPASQLVTRYLSSSEGSTKVREWDDPARAPGSDVVRLRAVRARGEDGQPTDLVEIQKSVGVEIEYEVLKSGYMFHPCFSVHNSEGVLLFSAQDTDRTWMRRPRPAGRYTSTGWIPGDLLNEGALFVGVAIWTLAPDHCHFYERDAVAFHVVDSFEEGLSRGGWLGNVPGVIRPFCKWETQVEESMQEAFHAAPQKQLKS
- a CDS encoding ABC transporter permease, whose amino-acid sequence is MEQAVKLGAAAGAVVSQEPLLVLRPRKGWQQLGLKDLWQYRELLYFLCWRDIKVRYKQTALGVAWAILQPVMTMLLFSLFFGRLAKMPSDGIPYPLFVYTALVPWMFFSSGITQSSGSLVENASLLKKVYFPRLAVPIASVVSGSVDFLCSFVVLIAMMLYYGIVPSLAVLWLPFFLILACTAALGVGLWLSALNVQYRDVRYVIPFLTQLWLFATPIAYPSSLLSEPLRTLYGLNPMVGVVEGFRWALLGTETSPGPMLLVSSLASVVLMITGAFYFRRMEVTFSDRV
- a CDS encoding outer membrane beta-barrel protein, coding for MVIGFESSRPLPAHADTKVIPSAVLSERYDTNVFYAPPELLPAGQRRSDFVSTLAGGLQVLHKSRAVEASLSGGADANAYAYNTGLNYVSTTAEAYARLDGWVGQFAEGARLLIVERFRYTPEQPGFVTGTKAQVVDDPFLRGIQGFRANTFSNTASANGELPIFRGLALQGSYSFSTYRVGSIVALTSTGAAFFDTNIHTWSIGPGFRLSPVDHVALSYQQSLVSQSLTNAGPGIAQNLAYNTQEVSASYVRVMPEWTATLRGGATLIEPASQAFPSASLTLATNPERATSLRLDLSRRAAPSFFFAAGATISNVAQVAVVHRLSSRFSFRSSVSYGYNEIVPGKTIKFENVSALAGVEYKLTRTMALDFSYSYSDFKIKQVAAPFEVQRDVVMLSLTVQWK